The following coding sequences lie in one Oncorhynchus kisutch isolate 150728-3 linkage group LG17, Okis_V2, whole genome shotgun sequence genomic window:
- the LOC109886559 gene encoding proline-rich protein 15 isoform X1 gives MAERVTWWRAFMGNNKRTSSGTKDIATQLPDTVKDPLTPSTQGVLATPHSAAPKLPTDQQPPASQQPPASQQSPASQQPPASQQSQAPVSTGNSLFSDETFDDSQFESVFNEQTCRRNLRVSRSGRFKEKKRARSSLPTGKEDVR, from the exons ATGGCAGAGAGAGTGACTTGGTGGAGAGCGTTTATGGGGAACAATAAGAGAACAAGTAGTGGTACCAAGGACATCGCCACTCAGCTCCCCGACACAGTGAAGGACCCTCTGACTCCCAGCACACAGGGAGTCCTAGCAACACCACACT CAGCAGCCCCCAAACTCCCAACCGACCAACAGCCACCAGCATCACAACAACCACCAGCATCACAGCAGTCACCAGCGTCACAGCAGCCACCAGCATCACAGCAGTCACAGGCACCAGTCAGTACAGGCAACAGCCTCTTCAGCGACGAGACCTTCGATGACTCCCAGTTTGAGTCGGTCTTCAACGAACAGACGTGTCGTAGGAACCTGAGGGTGTCTCGGTCAGGCCGGTTTAAGGAGAAGAAGAGGGCACGCTCCAGTCTTCCTACTGGGAAAGAGGACGTACGATGA
- the LOC109886559 gene encoding proline-rich protein 15 isoform X2, translating into MAERVTWWRAFMGNNKRTSSGTKDIATQLPDTVKDPLTPSTQGVLATPHSAPKLPTDQQPPASQQPPASQQSPASQQPPASQQSQAPVSTGNSLFSDETFDDSQFESVFNEQTCRRNLRVSRSGRFKEKKRARSSLPTGKEDVR; encoded by the exons ATGGCAGAGAGAGTGACTTGGTGGAGAGCGTTTATGGGGAACAATAAGAGAACAAGTAGTGGTACCAAGGACATCGCCACTCAGCTCCCCGACACAGTGAAGGACCCTCTGACTCCCAGCACACAGGGAGTCCTAGCAACACCACACT CAGCCCCCAAACTCCCAACCGACCAACAGCCACCAGCATCACAACAACCACCAGCATCACAGCAGTCACCAGCGTCACAGCAGCCACCAGCATCACAGCAGTCACAGGCACCAGTCAGTACAGGCAACAGCCTCTTCAGCGACGAGACCTTCGATGACTCCCAGTTTGAGTCGGTCTTCAACGAACAGACGTGTCGTAGGAACCTGAGGGTGTCTCGGTCAGGCCGGTTTAAGGAGAAGAAGAGGGCACGCTCCAGTCTTCCTACTGGGAAAGAGGACGTACGATGA